CCCTGCGCCGCCTCTCCACGTGCCCACACTCGAAAGCGCGCGCCACAGCCGCCGCGTCGAAACGTGCCGTCGCGTTCTTCGCAAGCCCCTCCGGCTTCAGGGGATTTGGGTAAATATCCAGGTGCCTGTAGTAAGTGGCCTGAGAAATCTTCCATGCCGCCGTGATCTCCTTCATCGTCACCGTGCCCTCGATGGGGAACGGCACATACTCAAGCGCCGTCTGTGCGGGTTTCGGCTCTGTCCCGGCGGGGCAGGGGAGCGCCTCCTCAGTAGGTTCCGGACGGGAAGCCATGGCGGCGCGCCGCCCCTCTTCCTTCCTCTCCAGCTGCTCGCGTACCAAAGCGTCGATCGCGTCGCATATCTCAAAACCCGCCTCGCGGCCGACGTGCTTCGGGAGTCCCACCGTTATCTTCACCCCGAAGTCGGGGCTGTACGTAAAACTCACGCCCATAACGCAGACGCCTCCCGTGTCGTCTTCACGGGCGCAAGGCGGACGCGCAAAGCGCGGCACGTACCGGGGCGCGCCCCGTCCTCGTCGAAAGCGTCGCACAGTTTACAGCCCAAACGGCGCCCCGCGCGCAGGGCGAGCTCGGCCGGCACCATCGTCTTGTACCCCTCCGGGAACACGAAACGCTTCCCGCGCAAATCGCAGAACCCCACCATCCGACGTGAAACCATAACTTTTCCTCCAATCTCAAATCGTGATAAAATATGACAAACCATTTTTTCAAGCCGTCGAACCTCCCGAAGCCGCGCGCCAACACGGCTTCGGGAAACGGCTTTAACTCTTTTTTTTAGCTCCCACGTTTCCGCCTTTTATAACTTCAGCAAAACTGCTAAACTATATATGCCGCCGGGGGAAACGAAGGTGATAACATGAAACATCTGTCTCCGATACAGGAACACCAAAACGCGCCTGAAGAGCTAAAAGAAACAGAACGATACATCCATGACTTAAATTGCCATTTTCAAACTCTCTGCCAAGAGCTTGAAGAAAGGGTAAAAGCTCTCGAAGCTATCCTGAAGAAGTAGAATCTTAATCTACCCTGGCGGCGCGCCTAGTATCGGATGCGTCTGCCGATGCGGCGGTGTACTTCTTCAGGATTTCAAGGATCTCCGTCTTCGTGAGTATCTCCTCTTCCAGCTGTCTTGCCGCCTCCAGTACAAGCATCTCTCTGTCGAAACACTCGCGCGGCACGCCGTAATCGTAAAAAGCGAAACCCAGGCAGGTCTCGGCCCTGCGATCCAAAGAGTAGTAAAAATCCTCCTCCGGCTCCCTTCCCATACACACATTCAATTCCCTTTTAAGCGCTTCAAAATCCACAGACATAACTAAACCTCCTTATCCTCGTCAGAACCAAGACCCTCGATGATAATCAATGTTCTTATAGCAATTCTTAAATCGTCTGCTGAAAGCTCGTGCACCACTTTAGCGTGAGAAAGTCTGTCAAACAGACGATTGAAATCCAAGTCCGATAGACTATCGCTCAATAGACATAATTCGTTACGCTCAGTCTCTATTGCGTATATTGTGTTTTTGATTAGTCCTCTGATGGTATCAAGCAAAATCTTTTTTTTCATTCCTGTGATCTCTCCTCCAAAATCAGCTCTTTGGCCGAACACCCCAGTGCCTTCGCGATCGCTTCAAGATGCTTCAGCGACGGCACATACCTCCCGACCTCAAAATTATTGAGAAAAGACTGAGAAATCCCCACCGCTTCCGCCAGCTGCGCCTGCGACATCCTCTTCCCCAGCCGCATCATCCGCATCTTCTCCCTGTCAAACATCTGAACACCCCCTTAATATTCGTATTACGTATATATTATTCACCATGCTTCTATTTATGTCAATCCATATATTCGCTATTATCCCTGTAATAAGATATTAGATACCCGTATAATTTAAGGGAGGTAGAGATATGAACATTGGAGACATAATTGCTAAACGCAGGAAAGAAAGTAATTTCAGCCAAGAACAATTGGCTGAAGCTGCTGAGATTAGCCAGAGCTATATCAGCAGAATCGAACTCGGAAAAGAAAAACCTTCTTTTGAGTTGTTAGAACGTATAGCAGTAGCTCTCAATTGCGAGTTATTTATCGATTTAGTGCCTATCGGCGAGCAGCGTCGGCTCTTTACCCCAGATGAATATCCGGTAGAAGACAACGCCGCTCTGCAAACATCGACGCCGACATGGCTCACCCTTGAAAACGCGCGCGCTCTTACTATTTTCGGCATCGCATATCAAAAATTGGAAATAGAAAAGAATACGCTCTCAACAGCCGAACTCAAGGCACTTGAAGGCATTATTGAAACATGTTTATCACTGATAACCCCAAAAGGAGGAGAATAACATGGAACTTCATACGGGGGACCCCATATTCGAAGAAACCAGCAAGAAGTTGGGCGTCGGGCTGAAAATTCAGCCCTTCTTTGTAGATGGCGTATGTAGTTACCTCGCCGCTTTCCTTACGCGAAATGACAATAAAAATACTCCGTTTAAAGAAACTGACGGGTTTAAGAAGATTGCCGCGCTTTTGTACCAATATGATTTTGAGCAGGGACAAAGGGGGACAGAAAGCAGAGGCCCATATGAAAACTATATCTTTAAGCGCCACGAGAATATTCCCATAATAAAGGTGAAACAATCAAAAGATAAATTCGTTGTCGAGGACTTCAAACGCGATTATGACCATATGCTCGCGGAAAACAGCAAGACAAAAGGATAATATAGAACGTACAGGGTAATAATATGTCATATCCAGCTACTGTTTATAAAATTTTCACAGCTTCTCCTTCCGACACATCAGAAGAGCGCAAAATAGTAGACGATACAATAAAAGAGTGGAATATCGTCAATTCAGAAAAAAATAGAGTGGTGCTTATGGATATGTCTGCGAAGCAAAACGCCTACGCTGACAGTGGAAAACCGCCACAGAAAATAATCAATAATCAGTTGGTTAAGGACGCGGATATATTAGTTGCCATCTTCAAGCGGAAATTCGGCAGCCCCACCGACACGCATCCGAGCGGCACTGCGGAAGAGATAGACATCCAAATAAATAAAAAGAAACCGGTTATGCTTTTTTTCTACAACAGAGAAACAGCAAGAGACGAGTTCGATTCTTGTAAAAATGATATTCAGAAAATTAACGAACTCAAAGATAAGTATAAGAACAATACATACTATCAGCTATACCAATCTACTATAGATTTCAAAGACATATTCCGCAAAAACTTATACCAACTTGTTAACCAATACTGCATACACCAGCCTGTTGTCGAAGAAAGCGTTGATGACTTCAATGCTCGAATACAAAAAATAATAGACGATCCCAAAATGTTCCGAATCAATATATTTACATATCCCAACAATGGGTATGCAGATGATACATACAATTTGTATGACGACGATACTCCGACATCAACAACACAATATTCCGGCACTGGAAATCTGTATTGCTACAAGGAGAAATCTTTAAAAGATATTTTCCCATATGTATCAAGTGCTGTTTGTACAAACAGAAAGACGGATGCGGGGGGATTTGAAAATGCAATAAAGCGCGCCGCGCTTGATAACGATTCAATGTCAATGAGCGATCTTTTTTTAGGCGATGGTATAGCAGATGAAATTATTGGAAGTATGGTAACAAAAGGACTGTTAAAACGTGAAAGTGAAAATGGATTTTTTATTTTAACCGATTTAGGACTCGCACTAAGCATACGCCTAGAGAGGACATAATGTATCTTTAGAAAAATTTCGTCTATTTTTACAGAATCGGTTATGTCCGGGTATTCATAAAACCCCATACTGAAATAAAAACCTAACCGCCCCACCTGAAAATCCTGTAAAGGAGAGCGACGCCCCCGAAATGGACAACCTGACCCCCGCCGAAGCCGTCGGCTTCCGCCGCCCCTCCTGAAAACAGAGGGGCGGACGCAGCATAAAAATAGATAATCAGTTGGGAGTGTTTTAGTCATAATACTTGAGCATTTTATTGAATACCTCAATTCCTTCGCCATAGCCAAGTTCTGTAAGAACTTCACACATGAGTTCATCCGCCGGCCCATGCCCGTCGGCGTTGCAGTGTGGGCGCGGCTTTCCGCCGGGGCAGTCAAACTCTCTCATTTTAGCCGCGAATTCTTCCGGAGTAATCATAATATCATCCCTTTCTTTATAATTTAATTGGAGGTGCACACTTTGAACAAATGGTTTAATGGAGACATTCGCTGGAGTAATACAGAGCGGTTATCCAATCGGGAATATCATTGCCCGTTTTGTTTAAATAAAGTTTCTTCAAATACAGGATATGGTTTTATTGTAACCTTTGAATATTCGGACAGCAGAATCGGATCTAAGAATGGGGCCATATACATATGCCCTCACTGCCAATATCCAACACTGGTAATCTTGGATTTCCAGTTTCCGGGAATACCGGAAGTCAAGTCTTTAGATCACCTTCCTGGGGTTATTAAGGGTATTTACGAAGAAGCAAGAACCTGTATGAGCAACAACTGCTATACGGCAGCGTCGATGCTTTGCAGAAAAATCATTATGAACACGGCGGTCTCTGAAGGTGCGAAGACCAATTTAAATTTTTTCACATACGTAGACTACCTGAAAGGCAAAAATTTATTTCATCCAAAATGTGAATCGCTCCTATCAACAATCAAAGATAAAGGGAACGAAGCAAACCATGAAATAGAAGATGTAACAAAGAACGACGCTAAAAACGTATTACTATTTACATATTACCTGCTTCTATATGTTTATGAGATACCAGGGAAAATCAACGCCGAAATCCCGGGATAAACACCGAAACGCAAATCCAGTTCCGGACAAAAATATCATATGAAGACCGTGGGGAGAAAAGGCCAGAAAACGAAGATTCCCCGCCGAAGCAGGGAATCTTTACGCGCTCTTCCGGTTACTTTACCCTCGCGGGCAGCCGTTGCCGGAAGATTCCTTAAGGCTACCTGTTGAATGTCACATCAGAAACAGTAGTGCTTGTAGCAATGAAAGGCTCCTCCCTACGGATTATCCCTCTCTCAACAAGCCGCTTATACCGCCTATCCGCACGCTGCATCACACTCTCCTCGGGCATGCTTACGCCATCGGGAATATTTTTCCGCATCAGCTCCTCATATTCCTTAACGTAATTCATCATATAAACCTCCTCGTGTGAAAGAAAGCTCCAAGTTTTCTTTGTCCTATATAGTCGCGTACAAGTGCATAATATTTATTCAGATTAGACGCCAGATCCGCATCTTCTTCAAAATCGACAATTTCAAGTTTCAAATCTTGCAAGGTTTTGATATCAAGCCCTCTGCCATGGGACTTCCACCGGTTATTATCGCTCAGATCCGCAGCGATATCCTCGGCTCTCTTTTCCTTCTCATCCGGTGTGACTGCCCTGCCTGGATCTGTAGTCCTATGATTATTCCAATTTTTGAATTTATATCGAACTAACCATTTCTTCAACAGTTCGATGCTGAGCTCCCTTGCCTGCTGATAATAACGCAGATTGGCAAGATCTAATTCCCTTAACATCATAAACTCAGCGTCGGTCAAATTATTTTCCCTTGATTTCTCTATAAACTCCCCCACCTTATCGAGATACCCCTGAGCCGGAATATATCGTCCATCCTTATTGGGGACCTGCGGGTCTATTGGGCCAAGCACACTGTAATAATTCATATAAATTTCGTCGCCGCTCATACATAAGACCGTGCCTGCGCTGTAGGCATAATCCGGGATAGCAAAAACAACTTCGTCATAAAAATGGCGGACAACGTTTACTATACGTTCGACCTCTTCTATACTCCCACCGTTCGTTGTGAGAATAAAAAATAACTTTCGTTTTTTTGTTCTTATCCTCCTCCAAATCAGCGAGAAGGTCTTTTATAATCCCAGATAACGTATTGAATATATCTGAATGGATATATATAACATCCGAGTCGGAAATTTTTTCTATTTTCATCAAATAAAAATTAAGTTGGGATTTTATAGTATCATCTAACGGAAAATCCACAACCCCCACCCCTTACATTGCCTATGTCATATAAACCATATTTATATTCTCACACAACAATAAAAATATAGCAATGGGTTTTTGCACTACATTTTTCGCCCCATATTTCTATCTTGCCAGCCTATCCAGCTCATCCGCGTACCACTGCATCATCCGCACCCGTTCCGGCATATACTTCGCCTGGTTATAAATCTCGCGCACGCCTCCGGCTTCCGCAGAACCTACAAATGGACGGGAAATCGAAATAAAAACCTAACCGCCCCGTCCGCAACCGGCATAAGAAAAAGCCTTGACTTTTTAAATTTTGTAGCTACAATATAGACACATAAAAGGAGGTGCGGATCATGGGCACAGTATGTGACAATGTGGTGCGTTTCCGGATCGACTCGGAAACAAAAGCAAAAGCCGCCGAAGCTTTAGATTGCATGGGACTCACCATATCCGACGCCATGCGCATAACGCTGCGCAGGATAAGCGAAGAAGGGCGCCTGCCCTTTGATGTGGAAATCCCGAACGCCCGCACCCGCCGCGCGATACGCGACATGCGCGAAGGGCGGACAACCCGCTTTGAGACCGTCGAAGAAGCTCTGAAAGACTTAGGCCTCTGATATGTTGGCCATTGAGCTTACAGCCCAATTTAGGCGCGACAAAAAACGAATGGAAAAGCGCGGCGCCGACATGACAAAACTTCGGGGCGCCATCCTTCTGCTTGCGTCAGAAGCGGAAATACCGCCGAAATATAAAGACCACGCGCTGAAAGGCAATTGGGAAGGATGCCGCGATCTTCATATAGAAGCGGACTGGCTTCTGATATACGAAATCAAAGATAACACGCTGGGACTTGCCCGTACCGGCACGCACGCGGACCTGTTCGGGGGATAAAATTTTATTCCCTCCCTCCTGCAAATACGAAAAAATCCCTCCGGGCTTTCGCGGAGGGGCTTTGTATATTCTATCCCATCAAATGCTTTGGCGGCTCTATATCTGTATACCTGGCCTGTTTTTGCCTCTCTTCCACGCGAATGCGCTCCGCAAACTCCGTGATCTTATTGCACAGCCACATAAAAGCCGTTGTCCCCTCAGAATAATCCGCCTCCGCGTACATATTGATCCGGCCATCCGCCCGCATTTGCTCCACCTGCTTCAATGCTTTCATATCACCCTTAGGGTAAATAGCGAAAGTTGCTCCGCCATTCTGATTTACTACTGAAAACGCCGGCACGTCGCTTGGCCCGTCAGCCACATAAACCATGTTGATAAAATGCACCCTGCGGTGCTCCTCCGGTATCTTCGTGTTCACAGTCATATCATCTATCAACCCGACACCCTTATTGATCTCGAAAAGGGCCCTTGTCTTCGTAGTATTATCCAGTGAATACCCGACTTCGCTGATAATATATCTGCTTTTGTCATTAGGGTCGGGCCCCTCGATAAATTCACAGCCCCAGATCTGTTTAGCAAACCTGGCTACGCTTGAACCGCGGATAACCTGGCTGATCCCCGTACTCACGATATAATGCTCCAGCTTTATGTCATACTCCGCATAAATCGGCTCCTTTTCGATCAGGGCCTGCGTCCTTTCAAAAATATCAGGTATCCCGTCATAAAAACGCAGATTTTTCCCAAGGTCATACAATTTATCATTATTCAGCCCCTCAAACTTCCCTTCCCTGGCATAACGGATCATATGATTAAGATAAATCGTGTCAGGGTTTACCTTCACCTTCTGTTCTCTCATATACTTTGCCGGCAAAGCATTGACCTCATCCCAAAAAACCTTTGGATTCACATTGTAAAACTCAAAAACAGGATCCTCCATATAACCATTGACCAGCGTCTTATCAAAATCCCACACAAGGGCGATTATATTTGCCAAAGTCCTGCTGCCTCCTTAGCTAAAACTCAAGAAATCCCGCCGCCTGACAGCCCGTCCAGCTCATCCGCATACCACTGCATCATCCTCACCCGTTCCGGCATATACTTCGCCTGGTTATAAATCTCCCGCACGCCTCCGGCGCTGTGCGCGAGCTGCGTCTCTATCGCGTCCGCGGACCAAAGCCCGGACTCGTTGAGGATCGTCGACGCCATATGCCGGAAGCCGTGCGCCGTCATCTTATCCGGACCGAAGCCCATAGAGCGTATCGCGATCCGCACGGTATTCTCCGACATCGGCCGTGTCGCCGAGCGCTCCGATGGAAAGACGAACTCCGTCCTGACGCCGTCTTCGTCGAGCAGCCGCCGCTCATCCTCCAGAACCTCCGCCGCCTGGCGCGACAGCGGCACGACATGCTCTCTGTTTCCCTTCATGCGCTCCGCCGGTATGCGCCACTCCCGCCGCGGCAGGTCGAGCTCGCGCCACAGCGCGCCGCGCACCTCGCCGGGCCGGCAGAAAGTATACGCCGAAAACAGCAGCGCGTTGCGCACCCGGCGCTGTCTATAATACCTTATTCCGCGCATAAGCTCCGCTACGTCCCGTCGGTCCGTCAGCGCGGCGAAATGCGCGGCGCGCACCGGCATCAGATTGGCAGACAGGCCCGCGGTGGGATCCGCGGGCACCATACCCGTGGGAATGCCGAACTGAAAAACCGCCGCGAAAATATCCAGCACGCGATGCGCCGTCTCGATAAACCCCTCCCGTTCGACCTCCTTGCAGAGCGCGAGGATCTCCTTGCCCTTGATAAACGCCGCCGGCCGTCCCGCAAAGCGCGGCAGCAGATACTTATCCAGGCGCATCCGCACCGTCCGGCTGTAATTCGCCGACAGAGGCAGGATACGCGTCTTATACCATTCCTCCGCCAGCTCGCCGAAGCGCACGTCAGGCACTTCAAGCCCCGTCGCTATCCCCACCTCCCGCTTCTTAAGCGCGCACGCCTCGCGCGCAGCCTTCAGCGACAGCTCCGGATACCTTCCAAGGGAAAACTTCCGTCGTTTGCCGCCCTTCTGCGTAACGAACCACCAATACTTGATGCCGGACGGCACCACCTCGACATACAGGCCGTCTCGGTCGGCCTTCATAAAGCGCTGCTCCTTCGGGCGAAGGTCCCGCACCGCGATCTCAGTCAGCATCCGCCTTCTCCTCTCTTCGGCACTACAAAAAAGATCGTAGTGCCGAAAATTCGATTTTGTAGTGCTGAAAATTCGTGATTAGGCTTGATTGGACTTGAGAAGGAATGAGAAAGCACAAACCCGCCGTAATCGCAAATTTTCCAGTATTATACAGTATCGTGAGTGGACTTGAGAAGGCTTGAGAAACAAATCAAGCCCCGTGAGGGGGCTTGATAAAGCGTTCTGGTGGAGACGCGGGGAATCGAACCCCGGTCCAACAGAAGACAATCTGGAGGGCGCTACGTGCGTAGCCTACATTTTAAATTTCAGGGCTGCGGCTCCCACAGGCAGGATACGCTTTCCCAATCCCCTCCTGTATCTCGGACGGCAGCCGAAGGGCTCTGCTGCGGCCCCAGCCGTCTTTGTGACGCCCTTCCGGTACCCGACGGCGGAAGCGCCGGAGAGCGCGCTGCTTAATTAAGCAGCGAGTGCGTAATTGTCTTCGACAATTATTGTTTTGGAGCCGGATTTACGAGGTTTCCCCATCCTCGGCACGCTCCCCCCGACCCTCCGCTGTTGTCGAAACCTGTCGTCCCCGGAGAAGCTCAATATGCGCGCCGTGCGCTTATATTGGCTTGCGGCATAAAAGCCGCGGGCGGGAATAGTTCCCTAATAATCGTCTTCGCCGCGTGACCTGCGGCGCAGCGCCCTTGACATCTCGCGCTCCGCGTCACGCTCTGCGGCGCTGCCGCGCTTGTCGTGGAGCTGCTTTCCCTTAGCTACGGCAAGCTCTATCTTTGCGCGCCTGCCCTCTTTAAGGTACATTTTCAACGGCACGAGCGTCAAACCTTTTTCGCGCGTCTTTTCGACGAACCTGCGTATCTCAGCTTTGTGGACAAGCAGCTTGCGCGCGCGAAGCGGGTCTTTGTTGTAGATCGTACCTTTTTCGTAAGGCGAGATGTGAACGTTGTAGAGCCACAGCTCGCCCCTTTCGACGGCCGCAAAGCCGTCTTTGAGGTTAACTCTGCCGTCTCTGACGGATTTTATTTCCGTTCCCGATAAAACAATGCCAACTTCGAAGGAGTCCAATATAAAATATTCATGTCTCGCCTTCCGATTCTGCGCGAC
Above is a genomic segment from Synergistes jonesii containing:
- a CDS encoding helix-turn-helix transcriptional regulator; the encoded protein is MFDREKMRMMRLGKRMSQAQLAEAVGISQSFLNNFEVGRYVPSLKHLEAIAKALGCSAKELILEERSQE
- a CDS encoding helix-turn-helix domain-containing protein, with product MNIGDIIAKRRKESNFSQEQLAEAAEISQSYISRIELGKEKPSFELLERIAVALNCELFIDLVPIGEQRRLFTPDEYPVEDNAALQTSTPTWLTLENARALTIFGIAYQKLEIEKNTLSTAELKALEGIIETCLSLITPKGGE
- a CDS encoding DUF4062 domain-containing protein; protein product: MSYPATVYKIFTASPSDTSEERKIVDDTIKEWNIVNSEKNRVVLMDMSAKQNAYADSGKPPQKIINNQLVKDADILVAIFKRKFGSPTDTHPSGTAEEIDIQINKKKPVMLFFYNRETARDEFDSCKNDIQKINELKDKYKNNTYYQLYQSTIDFKDIFRKNLYQLVNQYCIHQPVVEESVDDFNARIQKIIDDPKMFRINIFTYPNNGYADDTYNLYDDDTPTSTTQYSGTGNLYCYKEKSLKDIFPYVSSAVCTNRKTDAGGFENAIKRAALDNDSMSMSDLFLGDGIADEIIGSMVTKGLLKRESENGFFILTDLGLALSIRLERT
- a CDS encoding DUF4145 domain-containing protein, whose product is MNKWFNGDIRWSNTERLSNREYHCPFCLNKVSSNTGYGFIVTFEYSDSRIGSKNGAIYICPHCQYPTLVILDFQFPGIPEVKSLDHLPGVIKGIYEEARTCMSNNCYTAASMLCRKIIMNTAVSEGAKTNLNFFTYVDYLKGKNLFHPKCESLLSTIKDKGNEANHEIEDVTKNDAKNVLLFTYYLLLYVYEIPGKINAEIPG
- a CDS encoding SDH family Clp fold serine proteinase — encoded protein: MIWRRIRTKKRKLFFILTTNGGSIEEVERIVNVVRHFYDEVVFAIPDYAYSAGTVLCMSGDEIYMNYYSVLGPIDPQVPNKDGRYIPAQGYLDKVGEFIEKSRENNLTDAEFMMLRELDLANLRYYQQARELSIELLKKWLVRYKFKNWNNHRTTDPGRAVTPDEKEKRAEDIAADLSDNNRWKSHGRGLDIKTLQDLKLEIVDFEEDADLASNLNKYYALVRDYIGQRKLGAFFHTRRFI
- a CDS encoding type II toxin-antitoxin system RelB/DinJ family antitoxin, coding for MGTVCDNVVRFRIDSETKAKAAEALDCMGLTISDAMRITLRRISEEGRLPFDVEIPNARTRRAIRDMREGRTTRFETVEEALKDLGL
- a CDS encoding type II toxin-antitoxin system RelE/ParE family toxin, with protein sequence MLAIELTAQFRRDKKRMEKRGADMTKLRGAILLLASEAEIPPKYKDHALKGNWEGCRDLHIEADWLLIYEIKDNTLGLARTGTHADLFGG
- a CDS encoding HAD family hydrolase — encoded protein: MANIIALVWDFDKTLVNGYMEDPVFEFYNVNPKVFWDEVNALPAKYMREQKVKVNPDTIYLNHMIRYAREGKFEGLNNDKLYDLGKNLRFYDGIPDIFERTQALIEKEPIYAEYDIKLEHYIVSTGISQVIRGSSVARFAKQIWGCEFIEGPDPNDKSRYIISEVGYSLDNTTKTRALFEINKGVGLIDDMTVNTKIPEEHRRVHFINMVYVADGPSDVPAFSVVNQNGGATFAIYPKGDMKALKQVEQMRADGRINMYAEADYSEGTTAFMWLCNKITEFAERIRVEERQKQARYTDIEPPKHLMG
- a CDS encoding tyrosine-type recombinase/integrase, whose product is MLTEIAVRDLRPKEQRFMKADRDGLYVEVVPSGIKYWWFVTQKGGKRRKFSLGRYPELSLKAAREACALKKREVGIATGLEVPDVRFGELAEEWYKTRILPLSANYSRTVRMRLDKYLLPRFAGRPAAFIKGKEILALCKEVEREGFIETAHRVLDIFAAVFQFGIPTGMVPADPTAGLSANLMPVRAAHFAALTDRRDVAELMRGIRYYRQRRVRNALLFSAYTFCRPGEVRGALWRELDLPRREWRIPAERMKGNREHVVPLSRQAAEVLEDERRLLDEDGVRTEFVFPSERSATRPMSENTVRIAIRSMGFGPDKMTAHGFRHMASTILNESGLWSADAIETQLAHSAGGVREIYNQAKYMPERVRMMQWYADELDGLSGGGIS
- the smpB gene encoding SsrA-binding protein SmpB translates to MPDDKTVAQNRKARHEYFILDSFEVGIVLSGTEIKSVRDGRVNLKDGFAAVERGELWLYNVHISPYEKGTIYNKDPLRARKLLVHKAEIRRFVEKTREKGLTLVPLKMYLKEGRRAKIELAVAKGKQLHDKRGSAAERDAEREMSRALRRRSRGEDDY